From Spiroplasma endosymbiont of Amphimallon solstitiale:
ATAAATTCTTTTAAACTTGATTGTATTTTACTGACATTACTTAATTTTTTATAATTTAATTCTTTATTTTCTTTTGATTTAAACTGCTGGATAGTGGATTTAGTTTGTTTAGCTACTGTATCATATAATACTTGCATATCACAAACTATAATTGAATTTTCTTCGATAAGTTTCGATGTTAAGTTTTCTTGTACTCATTTTTTATTTAATCTTTTAGTATTTGTTGTTTGAGCATAGATATTTCGGTTTTCATCAATTGCCATTTGAATACAACAATTTAAATCTTTAGCATTTTCTTCAATTCATTGTTTTCTTGGATCATTTGGATCTTTAAAGTTTCTTTTATGAATTTCTTTGATAAAAGTTTCGTCAACTTCAATTCTAGCTTTTAATTTTACAAATTGATTTTGTGTTTTTACTAATTGTGTTGATTTCATAAATTTTTGACGATTAAATCAAGCAGTTTTATTTGTAGTATTAATAAATTGAGAAATAATGTAAGCAGATTGACCTAAAGTAGCTATTTGTATCAATAAATCTCATTGATCATGAGATAAATGACTTCAATAAAAATAATGATTTTTAAAAGCATGAAAAGTAATATTACAACTTTTACATTTATATCTTTGCTTATAATCTTTACTACCATATTTAGTACACAAAAAAGAACTACAATCTGGACATTGAATCCCTTTCTCTTTGAATTTTTGTTCGACTGCTTCAAATTTTTCTTTTTTCTCAATTTGTTTAATTCTAGTTTTATTTTCTCTAAAAATCTCAATAAAATCTTTATCAGACAAATTATTTAAAATTTCTTTTACTGTATTTTATTCATTTAAAATCACCTCTTTAATATTAAAAATACCATATAAAAATATATTTTTGCTAATTTTACTAATACCACTACTTTTCTACAAAATTAAAGGAATAATTAGATTCCTCTTTATTTGGATTTTTCAAAGTAACACTTAATTTATACATACCAAATGATAAACATAGTTCATCAAGGGGTAAAGAAATATTTTTAGTTCAAATTATTTCCTTAGAACCTGTTTAGAATCTTTTCGAAAATAATGTAAAATGATTATATATTTTAAAATAAGAGGTATATATGCATAAAAATTATCCAAGTCATGTCACCAAAGAACAATTTGAGAACATAAAATCAATTTTAGAAAATAGCAAAAAGAAAACAAAACCAAGAAGTTTAGATTTATATGAAGTATTTTGTGCAATTTTATATGTATTAAAAAGTGGTTGTCAATGAAGAATGCTACCAAAAAATTTTCCAAAATGACAAACTGTATATTATTATTTTCAAATTTGAAGTAAAAATAATGGTAAAGAACCTAGTGTATTGCAATTAATTTTAAAAAAAATTAGTTAAAAAAGTTCGTATCAATAATAATCGCAAAGAACAAACTAGTTTTTGTATAATTGATTCGCAAAGTGTTAAAAATACAGATACTACTGAAAATAAAGGTTATGATGCTGGTAAAAAGATTTCAGGCATAAAACGTCATATTGTTGTTGATTCTCAAGGTTTACCACATGCAATTTACATAACCACAGCAGAAAAAACCTTTAATTTTGTAGAAAAGTAATGATACATGATAAAGTGTTATTTTTAGAGAATTTTTACACTAAATAATGTTACTTTTAACAAATTTTTAATTAAAAATAATATTTTAAGTGTAAATTGATGAATAATTTTTGGTCATCCATACTTTTCTACATAATTAAAAAATTTTTCTTATTGTTTCAAATTTATTAGGTATTAACTCAGTTAATCCACTAATAAGATTTGAAATACCATAAGCATTTAAACTAATATATGTATCTCAATCCAT
This genomic window contains:
- a CDS encoding transposase-like zinc-binding domain-containing protein, producing the protein MSDKDFIEIFRENKTRIKQIEKKEKFEAVEQKFKEKGIQCPDCSSFLCTKYGSKDYKQRYKCKSCNITFHAFKNHYFYWSHLSHDQWDLLIQIATLGQSAYIISQFINTTNKTAWFNRQKFMKSTQLVKTQNQFVKLKARIEVDETFIKEIHKRNFKDPNDPRKQWIEENAKDLNCCIQMAIDENRNIYAQTTNTKRLNKKWVQENLTSKLIEENSIIVCDMQVLYDTVAKQTKSTIQQFKSKENKELNYKKLSNVSKIQSSLKEFITHYHGIGFTNIQNYLNLWKWKYQHYGLTPYQKSNVLYFSL